One region of Salvelinus sp. IW2-2015 linkage group LG6.1, ASM291031v2, whole genome shotgun sequence genomic DNA includes:
- the LOC139027862 gene encoding transmembrane protein 238-like, translated as MAQHYDGLSHCKLALAFAILMDLLGVSALLVGVFXPLEIKGQDFGDLLVYSGALLMLMSLGGWVMWYSGNLEGLTSXKELXGTMGAMDRLARSLSRRIRLPRSHSSPS; from the coding sequence ATGGCGCAGCACTATGATGGTCTGTCCCACTGTAAGCTGGCCCTGGCGTTTGCCATATTGATGGACCTGCTAGGTGTGTCTGCTCTGCTGGTCGGGGTCTTYGYCCCATTAGAGATTAAGGGACAGGACTTTGGGGACCTGCTGGTGTACTCTGGGGCTCTACTGATGCTCATGTCCCTGGGAGGATGGGTCATGTGGTACAGCGGGAACCTYGAGGGCCTGACCTCCARGAAGGAGCTAKGGGGAACCATGGGTGCCATGGACCGGCTGGCCCGCTCCCTCAGCCGCAGGATACGACTCCCCAGGAGCCACAGCAGCCCCTCATGA